The following DNA comes from Myxococcales bacterium.
CTCGCCGGTAGTTCAAGTGGGTTTTCGCCGCTCATGCCGATCGCGATCTGAGCGTCGCAGACTGCTCAACTCGAGGCTAGAGGGGCACGACTTTGCCCGTGATCCCGTCAATCGCGCGGCGGAGCGCCGGCTGTCCAGGGGCGGAGATCTGCCAGGTCGGACCGCCAGGGCGCATCGAATGAGCGAAGTTCAGCTCGATCTGCTCGCCGCTCGCAACCAGCGCCGATTCGCCGCTCACCGCGTCCTCCCGAGCAGCTCGATCTCGACGACCACTGGCAGGTGGTCCGATGCTGACTGCGCGAGCGTCGTCGTCGACACCCCCGCCTTCACGACCCTGGCGTCCCCCCGCACGAACACACCATCCAAGGGTCGCACGGGGAGCCAGGCGGGAAAGGTGTTCCAGAGTCGGCCGGCGCGGCGAAAGCCAGCGGGCTCGAGGTGACGGGGGCCGAGGGTGCCCCAGAGATCGTTCAGGTCGCCGCCGAGGACCACTGGCGTACGGCTGTGCAGTCCGCTGAAGGGGTCGCTCGCCAAAAAGCGCTCCAGCTGCTGACTGCGCTCGGAGCCGGCGAGGCCGAGATGCAAACACGAGACCACGAGCGACCGTGAGTGTCGCCCGACGCGCACGCGCGCTCGCGCCTGGAGCGCGCCGCGCTTCTTGCGGGTGCCAATCGTCAGGTCGACCTCGTGCACGTCGTGCAGCGGCCAGCGGCTCAAGATCGCGTTGCCGTAGCCGCCGCGGGAGAAGCGGTGCTGCTGGAAGAAGGCGGCGTGACGCATGCCCAGCTGCTCCGCCAGTAGCTCCAGCTGTTCATGGTGTCGCGCGCGCGGCAGATCGCGCGCGACCTCCTGCAGCAGGGCGAGATCGGGGGCGAGCTCGGCCAGTGCTCCCGCGACACGCTCGATGCGATACAGGCGATCGAGGCCCCCTACACCCTTGTGGATGTTCCACGTAACGACTCGAAATTGCATCCTCGGGCGGGGTGGCACCCTCTCGGGAGGTTAGCGTAAGCTATCCGCCCCGAACCCGCCCGCCTTTCCCCTTTCCCTTTCGCCGAGTCGCCGCTCCTTCGTATCCATGACCACGTCACCGCCGCCCAACCTGGAAGGGACCGTCGTCGGAGGACGCTACGAGGTCGAACGGCTGTTGGGGATGGGCGGCATGGGCTCGGTCTGGCAGGGGCGACACATCTCGCTCGGTCATCCGGTTGCGATCAAGTTCGTCCACCCGAAGCTGGCCAAGAGCTCCGAGGCGAAGCGCCGGTTCGAAATCGAGGCCAAGGCCGCGGCCCGCATCAACAGTCGCCACGCGGTGAAGGTCCACGACCATGGTGTGACCGACGATGGCCACCCGTACATCGTGATGGAGTACCTCGACGGCGAGCCGCTCGAGCAGGTCATCAAGAACCGCGGCCCGCTGCTGATGCCCGAGGTGACGACCATCGTGACCCAGGTCGCGCGGGCACTGGAGGCCGCGCACGAAGCCGGGATCGTCCACCGCGACCTGAAGCCCGACAACGTGTTCCTGGCCCGGGACGCCGAGGCGGGGAAGCTTGGTTATACGGTCAAGGTCGTCGACTTCGGGATCGCGAAGCTCGTGCACGAGGACCACAAAGTCTCGGGGGGCACCCAGGCCGGCGCGCTGCTCGGCACTCCCCACTACATGAGCCCCGAGGCGCTGACCTCGTCGTCCCCGGTTGGTCCGGGTTCGGACGTGTGGTCCCTCGGCGCCTGCGCGTTTGCTGCCCTGTGCGGCAGTCCGCCGTTTGGCGGTGACGTCATCGGTGAGGTGGTGCTGAAGGTCTGTTCGGCGCCCATGCCCGTGCCGTCGAAGGTCAATTCCAACGTGCCGCGGGAGTTCGATGCGTGGTTCGCCCGTGCGTGCGCCCGGGTCCCGGCGCAACGCTTCCAGTCGGCGCGGGATGCCGCGGTAGCGCTGCAGCAGCTCGGTCAGTGGGCCCAGACCAGCCGCGAGCAGGTCAGTTATGCGGTGCGCCCCACCCAACCCAGCCAGCTCGAGCTGGAGCTCGAAGAGCTGCAGCCGAAGGGCGGCAGGGGCAAACTGCTCGGGGTGGTGCTCGTGGGAGGGGCGCTCGCCATCGGCGGCTACGGTCTCTATGCAGCGCAGGCTGCGCGGCAGGCAAACCTCGCGCTGACCTTGCCCGACGAGCGTCCCGACGCGGGCGCTGTTGCCGTTCCGGAATCCAGCGTCGACGAACCCGATGCAGCGGACGACGGCGCTGTCGACGCGGCGACTTCACCATCCAGCTCTGCGGCGCCGACCAAACGACCGCCGAAGCGCTGACTTCGCGCACCGCTCAGCGGTGGAAGTCCTGCACCATCCACACGCTACCGTCCGCCGCCGTGAAGAACCCACACGAGAGCGCGGTGTAGCTCGGGTCCATGATGTTGTTGTGGTGACCGTGCGTCGGGCCGCTGCCCGGGCCCTCGTCGAACATGGCCTTGGTGCAGGTGTCGACGACCGAGTCCGTCGAGCCCTTCCACCCGGGGCACTCGTTCTGCGCGAGCTCGCCGCATTTTCCGAAAGCACCGTGCGGGGTCTTGCTCGTCGCGTCGGATTGGGCTTGGCCATCCGCGCAACCGGACGAGCTCGTGCGCAGCGTCAGCGGTGGTAGGTTCTTCGTCGCCCGGAACTCATTGGTCCGTTTCAGACAGCGGTCGCGCGCTGCGGCAAAGGCGTCGGGGGGCGGTGCGGGCGGCGCGCTCGGCGGGGTGGTCGGAGCCGGGGTCGGAGCAGGGGCCGGCGGCGGAGGCGTCGTGGCGGAGGGTGCGGGGGTGGGGGTCATGCTCGGGACACACGTCATGCCGACGGGTGTGCTGGCGCAGGTCGCCCCCGGCTTGCAGTCGGTCTCGCGTCGGCAGCCCCCGCAGCGGCCGCCGAGACAGCGACCAAAAGGACAGATGAAGTCCGCGTCGGAGTTGCAGGGGAGGCCCGCGGCTGCCGCCGGGCCCTCGGGTCCCGCGGGGACCGGGGCCGAGGTCGGAGCCGGGGCAGGGGCTGGAGCCGGCGCCGGGCCAGTCGGTGCGGGTCCCGGGTAGTTGGGGGGTGGATAGCCCCCGGGTTGGGCTCCACGGGCAGGATATTGGGCGCTGGTCGGCTCCTGTTTGCAGGCTTGGACGAGCGCACCCAAAGCCAAAGCAAAGGTGAGGCAGTGACGAAGGCGCATGCCGGTCCAGTCTAGCGCGAATCCGAGGGAAATTTCCCCACAGGATTGAGGCCCCGGCCCGAACGGACGGGTCAGAAACGTTGCTCCCCATGCTGGGGCCTGGATGTTATATGGTCCGCCGCGCGCGCGAGGTTCCACATGGGAATGATTGACGACACGCTGGGTGAGCTGAGATCCGGCATCGACAAGGCGAAAGAGGCGCTCCACCGGGAGCTAGGAAAGCTCCGCACCGGCCGCGCCCACTCGGGAATGGTCGACACGATTCGCGTGGATTACTACGGACAAAGCACGCCGATCCCCCAAATGGCGAACGTCAGCGTGCCAGAACCCCGGCTCATCACGGTCAAACCCTGGGACAAATCCCAGACCCAGGCCATCGAAAAGGCGCTGCGGGAGTCCGATCTGGGGCTCAATCCTCAGACTGACGGAGATCTCATCCGCATCCCGATCCCGCCCCTTTCCGAGGAGCGGCGGAAAGACCTGGTCAAGATCGCCAAGAAGCACGGGGAAGAGTGCAAGGTCGCCATCCGGAAGACCCGGCACGACGCCCTCGACATGCTCAACGAGCTCAAGAGCGCCGGGGAGGCCAGCGAGGACGAGGTCGAGCGTGGCAAGAAGAAGGCCGAGGAAATCGTCCACGAAGCGTCGGCCTCGGTCGACCAAATCATCGCCGGTAAAGAGAAGGAAATTCTCGTCGTCTGAACTGGCGTCGTTCTCCCGAACACGCCGCAATTGGGTCGGAGTTACGCGTGCTTGACATTGGCCACCCGCAACGGGAAGATTTCCCCGTCGAATGACGAAGCTCCGCGCAGTTGCGGCTGGAATCAGCGACGTGGGGCTCCAGCGGGATCACAACGAAGACAGCTTCGCGATCCTCAACGATCAGGAGCTGTACGTCGTTGCCGACGGCATGGGTGGCCACCGTGCCGGCGATGTTGCGAGTCGCCTGGCGACGGACTCCATGGTCGAGTTTTTCCGGGCGACGGCGGCAGAAGATGTCACCTGGCCCTTCCACTTCGATTCCAGGTTGTCCGAAGAGGAGAACCGCTTGCTCACCGGGATCCGCATCGCCAATCGGCAGATCATGGAGCGGAGCCTGCGCTCGCGCGAGTGCAACGGAATGGGGACGACCATCGTCGGGGCGTTGTTCAGCCCGTCGAAGGGCAAGATGTACATCGGCCATGTGGGCGACAGCCGCGCCTACCGCGTTCGGAGCGGCAAGATTGCCCAGCTCACCCGTGATCACTCGCTGGTCAACGACTACTTGCTCGCCATGCCGGAGCTCACCGAAGAGCAACGCAGCGAGCTTCCAAAGAACGTCATCACGCGCGCGCTTGGCATGCAGGATCACGTCACCGTCGATCTCCAGAGCGACGACGCGCAACCGGGTGATCTCTATGTGCTGTGCTCCGACGGCCTGTCGGGCATGATCGAAGATGGCGAAATCCTCGACGTCGTGGGCGACAATTCCGATATCACCGAGGCCTGCCGACGTCTGGTGGCCCTGGCGAACGAACACGGCGGGGAGGACAACATCACGGCGGTAATCGTCCGCATCGACGACAGCGTGAGCTCCAAGATCGAGATGTCCGAGCCAACCCCGACTGCCAGCGGCAGCGGCAGCTCCACACCTGCTGCGGCCAACACCGCCCCGCGTGAAGACACGCTAGCTACCGACGACACCAAAGAGGTGGACGCGCCGATCATCCCCGATCCGGTCGAGGATACCAGCCCAACCGCCGCCGCGAAGCCCGACCCTGAAGCGCCGGGCTCCGACGAAGACCCAAGCTGAGGAGCCGCGGGAGAGCCCGGCTCGCAGGCGCGAGCTCCGGCCCCCGCCGACCTCACTTGCAGTGGTCGAAGTAGAACCAACCCTGGTCGATATCGCAGAGAATCGACAGGTTGTCTTGGGACACGAGGGCGGGGCACGAGTACGCGGCCCAGATCTTTTCGTCGGTGACCACCAGCGGTAGAGACTCGACCGTGACCGTGCAGAGTTGATCGGTGGGACTGGTGAGCACATCCGTTGACGCGGGGTCGTAGACGCTCACGATCGCCTGGCCGGTGCCCGCCTTCGCGACCGTGCCGGTGACCTGAAAGAAACCGCCGCCCTTCTCGATCAGCCCGCTGAACTTGATCTCCGCGCCGCTGCCCACCGAGCACGAGACGTTGGCGCCCTCGTCGTCGGTGAACGGCTTGCCTTTGGCCGACCCGGACGGGCCTACACCCTTTTGGCCCAGGTAGATCGGGTCACCGGTGCTCGGACAGGACTTGCCCGCGACCGGCGGCGTCACTGTCGAAATCTGCACGGTTGCGCTCCCCACGGCTGGCGGTGCGGCGGGGTCACTGCACCCCAAGACTGCCAATACGGAAACCACCGTCACACCCGCGCTCGAGCCTCGCAGCATCGTCATCGTCCTTCCGGGTCCTGAGCCCGCCACCTGTTTAGCGTGGATTTCCCGGGATGTCATCGCTAGCGCATGCTCTTCATGGCCTGCTCGAGGTCCGCCCAGAGGTCCTCGACATCCTCGAGCCCCACCGAGAGGCGCACGAGGCTGTCGGAAATGCCGACCTTGCGCCGCACCTCGGCCGGAATCGACGCATGGGTCATGATAGCCGGGTGCTCCGCGAGTGACTCGACCCCTCCCAGGCTCTCCGCGAGGGTAAAGATGCGGAGGGCGCTGAGGAATCGCCTCGATTCATCGACCCCACCGACGAGCTCGACGCTGATCATCCCGCCGGGCCCCACCATCTGGCTCTGGCAGAGCGCGTGGTCCGGATGGCTGGCAAGCCCCGGGTAGTGGACCACCTGGACGGCGTTGCTCTCCGCCAGGCGCCGAGCGAGCTCGCTCGCGCTCTTGACGTGTTGTCGCATCCGGACCGGCAAGGTCTTGAGCCCGCGTAGCACCAGGTAACAATCCATCGGGCTCGGCACCGCGCCGATGGCGTTCTGCATGAAGCGGATCCGCTCCGCGAGCGCCTCGTCGCTGGTGACCAGCGCACCCCCCACGACGTCCGAGTGCCCGTTGATGTACTTCGTCGTCGAGTGCATCACCACCGTCGCTCCGAGGGCGAGCGGCCGCTGCAACATCGGCGACGCGAAGGTGTTGTCCACGACCAAAGGCAGCCGGCGTGAGCGCGCGATGTCGGCGATCTTTCGGATGTCGAACAGCTTGAGCAGTGGGTTCGTCGGCGTCTCCATCCACACCAAGCGCGTCTTGTCGGAGATGGCAGCCTCCACTCGATCGAGATGGCGCATGTCGACGAAGGTCGTCTTCACCCCCATCGGAGCCAGCACCTTGTCGAACAGGCGGAACGTCCCACCGTACACGTCGTCGCCGCTCACGACGTGGTCGCCGGGGCTCAGGGTGTGCAGCAAGGTCAGCGTCGCCGCGCTACCACTCCCGAATGCAAAGCCATGGCTCCCGCCCTCGAGCGCGGCGATGCACGCCTCGAGTGCCTCGCGAGTGGGATTGCCGCTGCGGGAGTACTCGAAGCGCTTGGGTTTCCCGGGCTCGGCTTGAGCGAACGTGCTCGAGAGCACGATCGGCTGCATGACGGCGGCGTGCGACGGATCAGGCTCCTGCCCGGCGTGGATGGCGAGGGTGTCGAGTTTGTCGGATACAACGGCCATGCACGGCGCATAACACAGGCGCGCCGATCCGCGACGTCGGCGCGCTCAAAGCGACTTGGGGTGAGTGAGGGGAATTGAACCCCCGACAACTGGAGCCACAGTCCAGCGCTCTACCACTGAGCTACACCCACCATGTCCGGGTGGACTGCGCCCGGTGGGAACCGCGCGCGTCAGGAGGTGTAGTCCACCGCCCGGGGGGTCGGCAAGGCTTTGCCTCAGGCTAGGTGCCAGAAGGCTCCTTGCTGGGCCACGATCCGGTCGAGCTCCTGCTCGTGTCGGGGAGAAATCCCGGCTGAGGTCGCCGGCGCCGGCTCGCCGAGATGCCCGTCTTCGAGGGCCATGAGGGTCGACGTCAGCGAATCGGACAACGCCCGCAAGTCGTAGCCGCCCTCGAGCACGAGCCCCAGCCGACCGGCGGCGCCTCGCGGCATTGCGCGGGCCACCCGCGCCAGCATGAGCCCATAGGCGTCCGAGCTCAGCTTCATGGACGCGAGCGGATCGCTCCGATGGGCGTCGAAGCCGGCGCTGATCAGCACGAGCCCCGGATCGTACTCGGAGATGACCGGCTCGATGACCCGCTCGAACGCAGCGAGGTACGTCGCGTCGCCGGCGCCGGCCGATAGAGGCACGTTCACTGTGAAGCCTGCCCCCTCTCCGCGCCCCACTTCGTCGACGGCGCCGGTGCCGGGATAGAACGGGTACTGGTGCAGCGAGATGTAGAGCACGCCGGGCTCTGCGTAGAACATCTCCTGGGTGCCGTTGCCGTGATGCACGTCCCAATCGAGCACTACGACGCGGTCCACACCCCGGGCCCGGGCGTGGGCTGCTGCAACCGCGACGTTGTTCAGCAGGCAGAACCCCATCGCACCATCCGGCCGAGCGTGGTGCCCAGGCGGCCGCACCAGCCCGAGGCCATAGCGGGCGTGACCGGCCGAGAGCGCATCCACCAGAGCGATGGCGCCGCCGGCTGCGCGGCGCGCGGCCATCACCGATCGGGGGCCGTAGAATGTGTCCGCATCGAAGTAGCCCTGGTTTCCGGCCGCCTGGCCGAGGCGGTCGAGGTATCGGTGTCCATGCACCCGGCCGAGCTCCTCGTCGGACGCGTCTCGCGGGTCCAGGGAGGTGGTCGCCAGCCCAAGGTGGGCCCGGGCTACCCCGGCCCGCGCCGCATCCAGGCGTTCTGGCCGCTCGGGATGGCCGGCGGGCGCCTCGTGTTCCGAGAAAAGCGGGTCATCCACGAGGGCGAGCACGTTCATGGCTTTCAACCCTGACGACGAGGATGATAGCCTCGCGCCGCGCTTTGCGTGAGAGCCTCAGCCTTCGGGGAGCTGAGACTCGAGCCTTCGAAGGGACACACCATGCGGTGGAAGATCATCGTCGTCAACGCGGGAATCGTCCTCATCGTGGGGATTCTGAGCTACGTGCTCCTGGCTGCGTCGCTGGGCGACGTCGTGTCCAATGTCGGGGAGCGCAAGACGGAAGTTTCGCAGGCGCTGCGCGCCGCGGCCGCACAGCTCGCGCTCGACGGCGCGCGGACCGAGCGCTGGCTGGATTCTCGGACAGCGACCGAGTCGGTCAAAGGAGTCTATTCCGGGGGCACGGTCGAGGCCCGACAGCAGGCAGCGACGGCCGCAGCCAACAAGATCCGCGACGAAGCGGTGGCAGACCCTACGTTCGCGAAAATGGCGCCGTCGGTGGTGCTGTTCGTCGACAAACAAGGCGTGGCAATCGGGCGCAACGGCTCGAACTTGATGCGCGGTGACAAGCTCGGCGAAGCCTATTCCTCCCTGTCCAAGGCGCTCACAACCGGCAACACCTCGAGCGACGTCTGGCTCAATCGTCAGCGGCAAGAGCAAGTGCTGGCATCCTACGCCCCCATCCGCGGCGAAGACGGGAGCGTGATCGGCGCTCTGGTGCTGGGCACTCCCCTCAGTGACGATCGGCTGGCGCGGACCAGCGAGCTCACCAGCGGGCAGTTCCTCGCGCTCAGTGTTCCGGGCGATCAACTCGAGCTGGTCGCAACCAGCAGCGGTGCGGCGGCAATGGTCGACGCTGTTCGCTCCGGCGCGGCCAAAGATACGGCGCAGAAGGCGCTCGAAAGTGTCGGCCTCATCGTGACCGATGCCGCGGTCGGTGGAAACCTGTACGGCTCCACCCCGCTGGTCGGGTATGGCGACGACAAACGCGCGGTGCTCACTGCGGCGGTCTCGGCCTCCCTGGTCGGCAGCCTATCGGGCCTGCTCTGGCCGGTCTTCGGCGTTACCGTGCTCGGGTTGCTGTTGGTCGGTGTGGGCGGCGCGCTGCTCGGAAACTACTACGAGCGCCCGGTCTCGGAGCTCGAAGAGGGCATCCTTGCCATCATCAACGGCAAGACCGATCTGCGCTTCCAGATCGAACACCCCGACCTGGGCGGGCTCGTGTTCCGAATCAATTCGCTCCTGAATGCGCTGATGGGAGTGCCTGAAGACACGACCGACGACGAAGGTCGGCCCAGTGTGCCCGCTACCAGCCCGGCGACTTTCGACGAGGGTGGCGGCGCCCCGCCCGCGCCTCCCGCGGGCTGAGGCAGCGCGCGGCTCGCGCGGACCGCAGTTCTCGGCTATAAGCCAGCCGCCGCGGGAAAATCCGCGTGAGGTGAACGGATGGGTTTGTTCGATTTCTTGAGCAAGGGCAAAGGCGAGAAGAAGTCCGGCGCAGCGCCGACCAAGGGCGAGAAAGAGGTCGCGCGTCTGGGCAAGCTCGCCGGTCAGAAGCTGGCTCAGAACTACGATCGGCAGGAGGCCATCGAAGAGCTGTCCCGCATCGGTACCTCGGATAGCGCCCGCGCACTCCTCAAACGCTTCGAGTTCACGATGGAGCCGTCCATCACCGACCAGGAAGAAAAAGAGTCGGCCGCCCGCGGGATCGTCGCGGCAGGCGAGGCGGCGATCGACCCAATTCGGGAGTTCTGCAAGAAGGCCGAGAGCCTGACCTGGCCGCTGAAGACCCTGAAGGACATCGTGCCTTCGGACAGTTTCTGCGACGAGCTCCTGACCGTGCTCGACATGTTCGACACCGAGTACGTTAGGAACTCCGAACCAAAGATCCAGCTCATCCGCATGCTGGAGGAGTTCCACACCGACGAGGTGAGGGTTGCTGTGGAGCCATTCATGACGGACGCCAGTGAGCCGGTGCGCTTCTCGGCGGTGACGACGGTCTTCGCCGCGGGCATGCCAGAGAGCGTCCCGGCGCTGATCGCCGCCCTCGAGGAAGAGGAGTCACTTCGGGTGAAGAACCGGATCTCCCAGGGCCTCGTCGACCGGGACTGGTCGATCCCGGAGGAGCTGCGCGAGGCAGCTGAAAAAGCCCTTCCTCCCGACTACGAGCGCGCCGGCGACAAGATCCGCAAGCAGTGAGTGGCGAGCGGTGCCCGCCGGCCGTCGCTGTCGGCTCGGGCGGTTGCTCTGGGCCGCGGCGGGTCGGTGTGCTCTTCACCCGCCGGGCGGTCGTTCCGGGCCGCGGCTGGTTCGCAGTGCGCTCCGCCCGTCGGCGCGTGCGCCCGCCACCGACCCGGTCACAAAAACACAAGGAGCGCGGGGCTCTTCACCACCGCGCTCCTCGCGCTCGACTTTTCAGTCAGCTCACTCGCTGACGCGATACTGCTGCGGGAAGTAGAAGTTGTAGGACAGGGTCAGCATCTGGTTGAAGCGGAACAGCCGATCCTTGTCGTTGATCTTGTTGTCCGGGAACTCGCTGTCCTTGCCGCCACCCTTGGTGTCGAAGCCGCCCGTGTTCCAGGAGAACGGCAGCGCGCGCCACTCGAAGCCGATGGCGTTCCACTTGTTCGCGTAGAAGGTGAAACCCAGACCAAACGTCGGAGCGACCGCGACACGGCTCTTCTTGTCGAACTGCTGCGAGCAGTCGTTGTCGCAGTCCTTGCGCTCGCTCACGCCGATGAAGGCGGGACCGGCGAAGAAGTAGAGGTCCGTGTCGACGTAGATGTTCTGGAACAGCGCCAGCTTGCCGCGGAACGGAACCCCGGTCAGCTGGGGGGCAATCACCCAGTCCATGCTGCCGAGTTGTTTCTTGAAGTCCGGTCCCAGGTTCACTGCCGTCAGGCGTCGATCCGTGCTGGCTCCGCCCGGATCGGCAGTACGTCGCCCGTCGTTCACGTCCTGGATGTGCTCACTCAGGCCGGTTGGCACCTTGATGGCCCCAAACGCCCCGAACGCCCCGATGGCGAGCCAGTCGGTGAGGTTGTAGTTCAGCCGCGCGCCGAACAGGATCTCGCGCTGATACTCGTCGAGCAGAGTGAACGAAGCCGCCGGAGCGATTTCGATGCGCTTCTCGCGATAGAGCCGCAGCTTCCGCACAGCGGGCGCGCCCGCGAGCGGGCCGGTGAGCAGGATCTCCTGCGCGTTCGCCTGCTCCGTCACGAGCGCCACGGCGAGCATCGCCCCGAGGCCGGTGAGGAGCTTGCGTAGGGTTGCCGTCGTCTTCATGGTGCTTCCCATCGTTCCTTCCGCGCGCATCACTTCGGCAACCTGTAGTCGAAGGAGAACGGAATGAAGATCGACACGCCCACCTGGGCCTGCACGGCGTTGGTCAGCTTGGACTCGCCGTACCACTTAGCCGAATCTTGCTGGTCCTTCTGGGTGAGCGGAATCGAGGTGTTCTCGAGTTTGTCGTTGAAGACGTAGTCGCGGACTTCCATCGTCGCCGCGAACCAGCGATTGAAGAAGATGCGCAGACCGAGTCCTGCGTTGAACGCGATGCGGTTCTCCCACTCGAAGTTGCGATTGTCCGGGTCGATGACCGGAATCGGCCGCGTGCTGATGGCGCCGACGCCACCGACCACATAGGCGTCGTAGTGGAAGATGAAAT
Coding sequences within:
- a CDS encoding serine/threonine protein kinase: MTTSPPPNLEGTVVGGRYEVERLLGMGGMGSVWQGRHISLGHPVAIKFVHPKLAKSSEAKRRFEIEAKAAARINSRHAVKVHDHGVTDDGHPYIVMEYLDGEPLEQVIKNRGPLLMPEVTTIVTQVARALEAAHEAGIVHRDLKPDNVFLARDAEAGKLGYTVKVVDFGIAKLVHEDHKVSGGTQAGALLGTPHYMSPEALTSSSPVGPGSDVWSLGACAFAALCGSPPFGGDVIGEVVLKVCSAPMPVPSKVNSNVPREFDAWFARACARVPAQRFQSARDAAVALQQLGQWAQTSREQVSYAVRPTQPSQLELELEELQPKGGRGKLLGVVLVGGALAIGGYGLYAAQAARQANLALTLPDERPDAGAVAVPESSVDEPDAADDGAVDAATSPSSSAAPTKRPPKR
- a CDS encoding cystathionine gamma-synthase, which encodes MAVVSDKLDTLAIHAGQEPDPSHAAVMQPIVLSSTFAQAEPGKPKRFEYSRSGNPTREALEACIAALEGGSHGFAFGSGSAATLTLLHTLSPGDHVVSGDDVYGGTFRLFDKVLAPMGVKTTFVDMRHLDRVEAAISDKTRLVWMETPTNPLLKLFDIRKIADIARSRRLPLVVDNTFASPMLQRPLALGATVVMHSTTKYINGHSDVVGGALVTSDEALAERIRFMQNAIGAVPSPMDCYLVLRGLKTLPVRMRQHVKSASELARRLAESNAVQVVHYPGLASHPDHALCQSQMVGPGGMISVELVGGVDESRRFLSALRIFTLAESLGGVESLAEHPAIMTHASIPAEVRRKVGISDSLVRLSVGLEDVEDLWADLEQAMKSMR
- a CDS encoding HEAT repeat domain-containing protein, whose translation is MGLFDFLSKGKGEKKSGAAPTKGEKEVARLGKLAGQKLAQNYDRQEAIEELSRIGTSDSARALLKRFEFTMEPSITDQEEKESAARGIVAAGEAAIDPIREFCKKAESLTWPLKTLKDIVPSDSFCDELLTVLDMFDTEYVRNSEPKIQLIRMLEEFHTDEVRVAVEPFMTDASEPVRFSAVTTVFAAGMPESVPALIAALEEEESLRVKNRISQGLVDRDWSIPEELREAAEKALPPDYERAGDKIRKQ
- the frr gene encoding ribosome recycling factor, which encodes MIDDTLGELRSGIDKAKEALHRELGKLRTGRAHSGMVDTIRVDYYGQSTPIPQMANVSVPEPRLITVKPWDKSQTQAIEKALRESDLGLNPQTDGDLIRIPIPPLSEERRKDLVKIAKKHGEECKVAIRKTRHDALDMLNELKSAGEASEDEVERGKKKAEEIVHEASASVDQIIAGKEKEILVV
- a CDS encoding Stp1/IreP family PP2C-type Ser/Thr phosphatase is translated as MTKLRAVAAGISDVGLQRDHNEDSFAILNDQELYVVADGMGGHRAGDVASRLATDSMVEFFRATAAEDVTWPFHFDSRLSEEENRLLTGIRIANRQIMERSLRSRECNGMGTTIVGALFSPSKGKMYIGHVGDSRAYRVRSGKIAQLTRDHSLVNDYLLAMPELTEEQRSELPKNVITRALGMQDHVTVDLQSDDAQPGDLYVLCSDGLSGMIEDGEILDVVGDNSDITEACRRLVALANEHGGEDNITAVIVRIDDSVSSKIEMSEPTPTASGSGSSTPAAANTAPREDTLATDDTKEVDAPIIPDPVEDTSPTAAAKPDPEAPGSDEDPS
- a CDS encoding endonuclease/exonuclease/phosphatase family protein, producing the protein MQFRVVTWNIHKGVGGLDRLYRIERVAGALAELAPDLALLQEVARDLPRARHHEQLELLAEQLGMRHAAFFQQHRFSRGGYGNAILSRWPLHDVHEVDLTIGTRKKRGALQARARVRVGRHSRSLVVSCLHLGLAGSERSQQLERFLASDPFSGLHSRTPVVLGGDLNDLWGTLGPRHLEPAGFRRAGRLWNTFPAWLPVRPLDGVFVRGDARVVKAGVSTTTLAQSASDHLPVVVEIELLGRTR
- a CDS encoding histone deacetylase, with product MNVLALVDDPLFSEHEAPAGHPERPERLDAARAGVARAHLGLATTSLDPRDASDEELGRVHGHRYLDRLGQAAGNQGYFDADTFYGPRSVMAARRAAGGAIALVDALSAGHARYGLGLVRPPGHHARPDGAMGFCLLNNVAVAAAHARARGVDRVVVLDWDVHHGNGTQEMFYAEPGVLYISLHQYPFYPGTGAVDEVGRGEGAGFTVNVPLSAGAGDATYLAAFERVIEPVISEYDPGLVLISAGFDAHRSDPLASMKLSSDAYGLMLARVARAMPRGAAGRLGLVLEGGYDLRALSDSLTSTLMALEDGHLGEPAPATSAGISPRHEQELDRIVAQQGAFWHLA